DNA from Agathobaculum sp. NTUH-O15-33:
CGTCGTGCCGCGGCGGAACAGACCGTTCAGGCGGCTCAAAACGTTCGCGCCGACATCCACCCCGGTCGCGCGCAGGCTTTGCAGCGCGTAGAGGATCTCGTCCTGTTCGCGCTCGGAAAGCAGCGAGCGGCTGAGCACAAAATCATCCAGCAGGCGCACGCCGCCGTTGCGCCCGCGCGCGGCATATACGGGCACGCCGGAAGCGGAGAGCGCGTCAATATCGCGGCGCACAGTGCGCTCGGATACCTCCAGACGCTCCGCCAGCTCGGACACGGTCGCGCCGCCGCGTTCCAGCAAAACATAGATTATTTCAAAAAGCCGTCCGCTTTGCATGTAGCCTCACCTCGTTCGTTAGTATATCATAAAAAGAAAGGGCGCGCCGCAAGGGCCTTTAAAATTTATGCCCGCCATTTTATAGCGGCCGGTTGACAGCGGAGCAAACATTATATATAATCGATTATATTAAAATAAAAAGCGGACATTGCAAATAGGAGGCGGCGGCATGAACCTGACGCACTTGGATGAAAACGGCGCGGCGCGCATGGTCGATGTGGGAGAAAAGGCTGTTTCGGCGCGCATGGCGCGGGCGCAGGCCGAGATCGTCATGCAGCCGGAAACGCTGCGGCTGATCTGCGCCGGGCGGATCGAAAAGGGCGATGTATTTTCCTGTGCGCGCATCGCGGGCATTATGGCGGCAAAGCGCACGTTCGAGCTAATTCCCATGTGCCATCCGATACCGATCGACGGCGTGACCGTGGAATTTGAGGTGCTGGACCCGACCCGCGTGCGCGTGACCGCCACGCTGCGCTGCACTTGGAAAACCGGCATAGAAATGGAAGCGCTGACCGCCGCGTCCGTGGCCGCGCTGACGATCTACGACATGTGCAAGGCGGTGGACCGCTCCATGGAGATCGAAGCGGTCCGATTAAATGAAAAAAACGGCGGCAGATCGGGACATTTTGTCAACAAATGTGACAAAAACATGGAATAAAGCTTTTTTCGCGTTGACAAGCCCGCGGTACCGGCATAAAATAAATACAATATGACTGTAAAAACAGGAATCCGATTCCTTTTTTCTGCGACGAGGAGATAAAATTCGTATGGAGTCAATCCAGCCAATCAAAAAACGCGCGCTGTACCGTGATGAGATCAAGGAAGCGATCCGCGGAGCCATTTTTTCCGGAGAATTGCAGCCGGGGGACCGTATCGTGGAGACCCGCTGGGCCAAGGATTTAGGCGTGTCCCAGTCGCCGGTGCGGGAAGCGATCCGCGAACTGGAGATCGTCGGTTTAATTGAAAACATACCGTATCAGGGATCGTTTGTGCGTAAGATCACCCGCAAGGACGTGCGCGATTCCTATTTGGTGCGCATGTGTCTGGAGCAGCTCGGCACGCAGGACGCCTGCCGCCTGATCACCGATGAGCAGCTCGTGCGCGTCAAGGAGAGCTTGGACGGCATGGAAAAGGCCGCCGCGGTGCGCGACTTTGACCAATACATTCGGTACGATGTGGATTTCCACGGACGGATCATGCGCGTTTCACCGAATGAAATGCTGCTGCGCCTTTGGGATCAGTGCAATATCCGCGAATGGACGCACTTCGGCACGCAGTATTCCGAAAAAACCCTCGATGTGCTGGCCCTGCGCCATGAACGGATCTATAAGGCGCTGGTGGCGCGCGATGAACAGGCCGCGCTGGAGGAAACGCGGCGGCATATCGCCGAGCTGGTCGATGAATTGGACGAGCGGATGGCGGCTGAGCAGAATTAACAAAAAAGCGGTGCGTTTTTTGGGAATGCACCGCTTCTTTTTTGTTTAGAGGGGCTTGACGGGACGGGGGAAGCGGTGATACATTATTGTCATGACAGACATGACAATAATGAGAAAGGAGCTGCGATATGGAGTTTACCTCGATCCCACGGCGGGGGTATGTCGAACAGCCGACGCCGCTGCAAAAGCTGCCGCGCTTTTCGGAAGCGCTCGGCGGTCCGGAAATTTGGATCAAGCGCGACGATCTGCTTCCGTTCGGTGGCAACAAGCTGCGCAAGCTGGATTATTTGATGGAGGACGCCGTGCGCGCCGGCGCGGACACGATCATCACGGCGAGCACGAACCAGTGCTGCCATAACGAGATCGTGCTGCTGCTGGCGAGGCGGGAAGGCATGCGCGCGTCGCTCGTCATGGAGGCGTGGGGCGACCCCGCCTACCGCTTTGCGCGGTCGCCAGAACGCGCGCTGTATTCTTTGGCCGGGGCGGACGCGGTGGAAACGACGACCGCGCCGCCCTCCGGTCCGGTGGAAAGCATGCCGCTGGCGCAAAGGCTCCGGGAGGACGCGCGGGCAAGGGGCGACAGCGTTTACTTTATGCCGCGCGGCGGCGCGGGCGCGCTGGGCTGCTGCGGTTATGTGCGGGCGGCGGAAGAGCTTGCCGCGCAATGGGGCGCGGACACGCCGGCCGCTATCGTATGCCCTTGCGGTTTGGGCGGCACGCAGGCGGGGCTGATCGTCGGCCTGCACCGGCTGGGCTGTCGAACGCGGGTGATCGGCGTCGGCGTGACCGGGAAAAGCGAAGCGGAGATGCGCGTCTCTGTTCTGGCGCAGTGCGGGGAGCTGGCAAAGTTTCTGGATTTGCCGCCCGTGCCCGACGAGGCGGTACAGTGCGTCGAAGGCTATGCCGGGGCTGGCTATGCCAAGCCGTGCGGCGAGCAATATCGCGCGATGTGCCGCTTGGCGCGGACCGAGGGCGTGCTCACCGATCCGGTCTATTCGGGCAAGGCGCTCTACGGTTTGACCGAGCTGGTCCGCCGGGGCGCGTTCCCGGCGGATGGCCGCGTGGTGTTTTTACACACGGGGGGCATGAATTTGTACTACGACTATGCCGCTCTAACGCAATTTGAGGAGGGCTGAAACGATGTGTAACCAAGGCTTTTGCCGGGCCGATGTGATGGAAAAGCTGACCGGCGCCGCAAAATACGCGGACGATTTGCAGTTTCCGCGTATGCTGCACGCGGTGACCGTGCGCTGCCCGCATCCGCGCGCGCGCATATTGGAGATAGACGCGGCTGCGGCGCTGGGAATGCCGGGCGTGGCGGGCGTATATACCGCGAAGGATGTGCCCGGCGTCAACCAGCCGCCGTACGATAAACCGATGCTGGCGGACGAACTGGTCAATTCGGCGGGCGACGGCGTGGCGGTCGTCGCGGCGGAAACGCGCGAGCAGGCGGAAGCGGCTGCCGCTACGGTCAAGGTGCGGTACGAGCCGCTGCCCGCCGTGTTCGATCCGGTTAAGGCGCTGAGCGACCGCTCGGTCGTGCTGTACGGCGACCATAATCTGGCCTGCGAGCACCTTGTCCGCAAGGGGGATGTGGAAGCGGGTTTCGCGAAAGCCGATGTGGTGCTGGAACGCACCTATAAGACCCAGCGCATCCAGCATTCCGCGATCGAGGGGGACGTGGCCGTCGTCGTGCCGGAGGGCGGCGGCATCACGGTATACGCCCCCTGCAAGTTCCCGTTCAACATCAAGAAAAGCCTTGCCGCCACCTGCGGCCTGCCGCAAAACCGCGTGCGGGTGATCCAGCCCGCCGTGGGCGGTTCGTTCGGCGGCAAGGATATCGATATCGTCGTGATTGCAACGCGCGCGGCCGTGGCCGCGATGAAAACCGGCCGCCCGTGTAAAATGGCGTGGACGCGCGAGGAATGCATGGTCGAGGGCACCAAGCGGCACCCCTTCCGGCTGACCTACCGCATCGGCGCGACGCGGGACGGCAAGATCACCGCCCTGCGCATCGACGGCGTGGCCGACGCTGGCGCGTACCGTTCGCGCAGTCTGGCGACGATCTGGCGCGCGGCGGTCGAAGCGGCTGGCCCGTATGAAATTGAAAACGTGCATACCCATATTCGCGCGGCGTTCACCAACAACGTTTATTCGGACGCGGTGCGCGGTTTTGGCTCGCCGCAGGTCGATTTTGCATCCGAATCCCTGATCGACGAGCTGGCAAGCGAGCTGCATATCGATCCTTACACCCTGCGCCGCAAAAATATGGTGCGCGAAGGCTCGATCGGCGCGACCGGACAGACGCTGACCCGCGTCAGCCTGCCGCAATGCTTGGATCGGCTGGAACGGGAATTTCCGCTTGACGAGCCTGTCATTACGCCGGAGGGCAAATACCGCGCGCGGGGCATCGCCTGCCTGCATCGCGGCGAATCCTACGGCGCGGCCGCGCGCGACGCGGATGTGGCGGGGACCGATGTGCGGGTGCAGGCCGATGGCAGCGTCAATATTTATACCAGCATCAGCGAGGTGGGGCAGGGCGCGCACGCGATCATGGCCAAGGTGTGCGCCGGGGTACTGGGCGTGCCGCTTACCGATGTGACCGTGTGCCCGGTCGACACGGCCTATGTACCGGACAGCGGCGCGACCGCGGGCTCGCGCGGCACCATTTCGGGCGGCAACGCGGTACGGCTCGCGGCCGAGGCCGTGCGCGACGCAATGGCGGCGGTCGTTGCGGAGCAAGCCGGTATACCGGCCGCGGAAATCGCCTTCGCGGATGGGATCCTGACCGCGCGCGGGCAAACGCTTACCTCGTTTGCAGAGGCCGCGGGGCTGTGCGCGCTCACGGGCGTGCGCACGGATGCGCACGGCCAATGGGTCGCGCCGCGGACCAGTTGGGATTTCGAGCGGGCACAGGGCAATACCTACTATGCGTTCAGCTACGGCGCGGCCGGGGCCGAGGTGGAGATCGACCCGGTGACCGGCAAGATCGAAGTGACCGACCTGCTGTGCCTGCACGATATCGGCGAAATCGTCAATTACCCCGAAGCGTGTGGACAGATCGCGGGCGGCGTGGCAATGGCGCTCGGCTACACGCTGACCGAGCGGGCGGAGCCGGAAAACGGCGTTCTAAAGACCCGGAATTTCAATACCTATTTGCTGCCCACGGCAATGGACACCAAGGGCGTGCGCGCGCTGCCCTTGGCCGAAGTGCCGGCGGAAAACCCGTTGGGCGTGCACGGGGTGGGCGAAGCGTCCACCGCGCTGGTCGCGCCCGCGGTGGCGAACGCCATTGATCGCGCGCTGGGCGTGCGGCTGCGTGAATTGCCCTTTACCCTTGAAAAGGTGCGCGCGGCAGTCGAGCAAAAGCGAAAGGAGGCGCAGGGATGAGCGCATTTTATCAGCCAAACAGCTTGGAGCAAGCGCTTGCGCTGCTTGCGCGAGAGGACGCGCCCACGATCCTCGCGGGCGGCACGGATCTGGTCGTACAGCGCAGGGAAGGACGACGCGCGCCCGCCGCGTATCTGGATGTGACGCGCCTTGCGGCGCTGCGTGGGATAAGCGAGACGAACGACGCGGTCTTGCTCGGCGCCGCCGTTACTTTTACCGAGATTGAGCGAAACGCGCTGCTGCGGGAGCGTTTTCCCGTTCTTTGCCGAGCGGCGGCTTCCATCGGTTCGCCGCAGATTCGCAGCCGTGGCACGGCGGGCGGCAATGTGGCAAATGCCAGCCCGGCGGCGGACTTGGTGCCCGCGCTGACCGCGCTGGACGCGGTGGCTCATATACAAAGCGCAGGCGGCGGCCGAAACGTTCCGGTGGCCGAGTTGGTGACAGGCGCCTCCCAAAACGCGCTGGGACCCGGCGAGCTGATCGTTTCATTTGCCATCCCGCCGCTGCCGCCGCTTACGCGGCAGGGCTTTGATAAGATCGGGCGGCGAAACGCCCTGTCTATCGCGCGGCTGAACGGCGTGTGCCTGCTCACCGCGCGGGAAGGAAAAATTGCCGGGGCGCGGCTGTGCATCGGCGCCGCGACCGACCGGCCCCAGCGCTTTACAGAGGCCGAGGCGGCGCTTGCGGGACAAGCGCCGGATGACGCGCTGTTTGCGCGCGTGGGGGCGCTTGTATCCGATACCATCCTGCGCGAGACCGGCAAGCGCGCGTCCAGCGTTTATAAGCTGCCGGTCGCGGCGGACTTTACGGCGGCGCTGCTTCGCAAAACATGGGAGGAGGGGACGACATGAAACTGTGCTTTACGCTCAACGACCAAGCCATTGCAATCGATTGCGATCCCGCGATGACCCTGCTCGATCTGCTGCGGGAAACGCTGCATTTGACGGGCACCAAGAAAAGCTGCGGCGTGGGTGAGTGCGGCGCGTGTACGGTGATCGTGGATGGCGAACCGGTCAATGCCTGCCTGTTCCTCGCGGGACAGGCGACGGGCAGAACGATCTATACCGTGGAGGGCCTGCAGCAGGACGGTGAGCTCTCACGGCTGCAAAAGGCCTTTTTGGAACAGCACGCGGTCCAGTGCGGCTTTTGCACGCCGGGCATGTTGATGAGCGCCAAGGCGCTGCTGCTGCGCGATCCGCATCCGACCGAGGCGGAGATCCGGCGCGCGCTGTCCGGCAACCTGTGCCGCTGCACGGGCTATGATTCCATCGTGCACGCCGTACAGGCCGCGGCGGAATAAAAAAAGTGGACGGAGTTTTCTCCGTCCACTTTTTTTGATCAATGTCGCTCTTGCTCCGATTGCAGGCGCTGCAAGATCGTATCGGTATGCCGCTGGGCGGCGACGGCGGCGCCGTCCGCGTCGCCGGCCTTGATCGCGTCCACGATCGCCTGATGCTGCGCGTGCGACTGGATGCGCGCGTCCGGATCGGGCAGGTTGCGGTAAAATACGCGCTCGTCCTGCGTGAGCAGGCGGTCATAAAACTCCATAAGAAAGCGGTTGCCGCACTTTTCCGCGCAAAGGCGGTGGAACTCGATATCGGCCTCGATCGCGCGCAGCCAGTTCTGGCTGTCAATGGCGAGCCGCGCCACCGCTAGGCAGTGGTCCAGATCAAGCGCGGCCTCGGGGATGATATGCTCGGCGCACAGCCGCGCGGCTAATACCTCGATCGCGCCGCGCACCTGCATGTATTCATAGCGGTCGCCCAGATCAAGCGCGGCGACGCGCGTGCCGACGCCGGGCGCGCTTTCCAGCCAGCCCTCAATCGCAAGGCGCTTCATGGCGTCCGTAATTGGGGTGCGGCCCAGATCAAACCGCGCGGCCAGATCGCGGATGGATACCTGCTGGCCGGGCTGTAGGCCGCCGCTTATGATTGCCGAGCGAATCGCTTCATACGCCGCGCGTTCCTTGGTGGCGGGCCGGGGCGTGGGGGACATAGAATAACACTCCTTTCCTGTGACATGACAGGTACGACATTCTCTTTTACCAGCATAAGTCAGGGGAGGAAAAAAGTCAAGCAAAAACGGGAAAGCGTTATTTTCTACCAAGAATAAGGCCCTTTGTAGGATTATATAAAAACGATTATTAATTTTTTAACAACCTTACAAACTTGCTGTCACTTGTGTAAAACATCCAGAAAACGCCTTGACTTTACCGGATGAGAATGACATAATACACACAATCCGATAATCGATTATATAAAATATTTAATATATAATCGACAAGGCATATCGGAACACTCGGAAATCAAAGAGAAAGTTTGGAGGAATCAACATGAAACGATTGGTAGCATTATTACTGAGCGGTATGATGACCCTTGGCATGCTGTCCGGCTGCGGTGGCGGCGGAGAAGCGGGCGGCGATACGCCGGACCCGAACGCGCAGGCGGGCGGCGATGCGCCCGCATCGTCGAGCGACATCGTGGTAGGCTTTTCGACCGGCGCGGCCGGCACCACGTTCCGTCAGGAAGGCATCGACGACTTTACCAAGGTCGCCGAAGAGTACAAGGCCGAAGGCCGTATCAAGGATTACAAGATCGTTAACAACACGACCAACTGGGACTCCAACGAACAGGCCAATATCATCCGCGACTTCATCAACGATGATTCCATCAACGTCATCGTGGTCAACCCGAACAGCCCGACCGATCTGAACGGTGTGCTGGCGGAAGCGGTAGCGGCGGGCAAGACGGTCGTCGCCGCCGACTGCGAGGTCGATGTGGAGGGCGTCTACTGCGTCTCGATCGATCATTACGCTTGGGGCGAACGCGTTGCCAAGTACATCTGCGAAGCGCTGGACGGCAAGGGCAATGTGATTCAGGTCTACGGCGGCGAGGGCCACCCGGCCAACAACGAACGTATCCGCGCGACCGAGGATGTGCTGAAAAACTATCCCGATATCAATCTGGTCGCTTCCACCAGCGGCGGCTGGGACAATCAGGTCGCCAAGCAGGTCACCTCTCAGATTCTGGGCGGCGGCACCGAGATCGACGGCCTGATCACGCAGGATTCGATGGGCTTCGGCTGCCTGACCGCGTTCACCGATCTGGGTAAGTGCCCCAAGGCCGCGTTTATCGAGTGCGGCACGGCCAACTATAAGGAATATGTGAAGCTCAAGGAAGAGGGCAAGGATATCAAGGTTTGCTCGCAGCCGAACCCGCCGAGCATCGTCGCGTCCGGCCTGCGCATCGCGGTCAATCTGGCCGAGGATAAGCAGCTCGATGAATCCAAGCTGGGCGGCCTGTACGGCAGAGCCTGCATCTACGATGTGAAGAACTGGTATACGGACGACAATATCGCCGACGTAGAGCCGCTTCTTGAGGGCAAGGGCGACGATTACCTGCTGACCGAGTACTGGAGCGAAGACGAGGCGCAGGCATTCTTTAAGTAACAAGCGTAGGGGCGTGCGGCGGCGGAGCCGCCGCCGCACCTCTTACTGATTGGACGATCAAAACGGAAGGAGAAGTCACGCATGCCATTATTGACAGCAACGGGAATCAAAAAGCTGTTCGGCGGTGTTGTCGCGCTGTCAAACGGCAACCTGACCTGCGAAAAGGGCAGGATCACGGGACTGCTCGGCACCAACGGCTCGGGCAAAAGCACCATTTCCAAGATCATCACCGGCGTTTATGGAAAGGACAGCGGAACCATTGTTTACGAGGGCCGCGAGATCGCTTATAAAAACCCGAATGATGCCAAAATGGACGGCATTTCCATGGTGTTCCAAAACCTCAGCTTGATACCGGATCTGACCGTTTGGCAAAATATCGTGCTGGGTATCGAGCAGAAAAAGGGGCTGTTTCTAAACGATCGGCAGGCCATGGAGCTGGCGCGCGGCATTATCGAGGATCTCAAGCCCGGCATGGACGTGACCCGCCGCGTGGGCGAGCTGAACCCGGGCGAACAGCAGATCACGGAAATCGCCAAGGCGATCTCGGTCCGTCCCAAGCTTCTCATTTTCGACGAACCGACGGCGGCGCTCGAACAGGAAGAAGTGAAAAGCCTGTTCCGCTATATGCGTAAGCTGGCTGACGAAGGCGTCGCCATGATCTTCACGTCCCACCGGCTGGGCGAGGTCATGGAGATCTGTGACGACATCGTCGTCTTTCGCAACGGGGAGAATGTCGGCTCAATGGACTTTGCAAAGGATGGCCGCGACCCGGAGGCGATCGTTCGGATGATCACGGGCGAAAACGAGGGGGTAGAGGTCACCAAGGAGTACCGCGACATTCCGGATGAGACCGTGTTCTCCGTTGAAAACCTAAACTACGGCAAATTCCTCAGAGACGTTGGCTTCCGGCTGCGCCGCGGCGAGGTGCTCGGCATCGGCGGCCTTGCGGGACAGGGCCAGACCGAGCTGATGCTCGCCCTCGCGGGCAACTACCGGCAGGCGCGCTCCATCGCGCAGGTGGACGGGAAAACGGTGGCGCTCAACAAGCCGTCGAACGCGGTGCAAAACGGCGTGCTGCTTGTACCGGGCGACCGGCAAAAGGAAGGCTCGTTCCAGCTCGGTTCGATCTATTACAACATGATCTATCCCAAGCTCGGTCTGAAAAAGCAGCCGCTTTTCACACCGAAAAAGAAATACCGCGCCGAAGCCGAGGAGATCTGCAAAGCGCTATCGGTACGGGCCCGCGATATCGATGTGGATATGTACACCCTGTCGGGCGGCAACCAGCAAAAGGTGGTCGTCGGCAAGTGGCTGCCGTTCGATATCAAGGTGCTGCTTTTGGCCGACCCGGCCAAGGGCGTCGATGTGCGCGCCAAAAAGGATTTGTATGATTTTATCATGAATCTGGTGCGCGAGAAAAATATGTCGGTCATTCTGTATGCGTCGGACAGCGACGAGCTGATCAGCTACTGCGACCGGCTGCTCATCATGTACGAGGGCGAGATCGTGTCCGAACTCACAGGGCCCGAGATCACCGAGGATAACATTGTGGCCCAGTCCATGCGTGTTGGCTGACCGGGGGGTGGCGACGAGTGAAAGAAAAGAAAAAACGAAACTGGAAAACGCTCGCGGGACGGCCCGAGTTTTCCACACTGCTCATGCTGGCCGTCATGTTGGTGGCGATCGCGTGCCTGCAAAAGAATTTCTTTACGGCGCGCACGCTTTTAAGCTACATCAACGCCTTCACACCGCTGATTCTATTGGCGATGGGGCAGGCGGTCGTGATCATCGCGGGCGGGCTTGATATGTCCTGCGGTACCTCGATGGCGCTCATGCTGTGCGTCATGACCCGCGTGATGAATCCGGATTCGCCGGTCACCGGCGTTACCGCGCTTGTAGCCGGTCTGGCGGTCGCGGTCGTCATCGGGCTGGTAAACGGCATCGCGGTCGGCTATCTGCGGCTGCCCGCCGTCATCGCGACCTTTGCGACCTCGTATGCGTGGCTCGGCATCGCCTTGTTTGTCACGCCCACACCGGGCGGCAAGCAGGTGAAATGGTTCAAGGCCTTTTACGATATGAAGCAGGTGCCCGCGCTCGCCGGGATCGGCCGGTTTGTGCCGACGGCGCTGCTGTGGATTGTGCTCGCATGCGTCATTTGGTACTTGATCAGCCGCACGCGTACTGGGCGCTATCTGTACGCGGTCGGCAGCCATAATGAAAACGCTTATGCAAGCGGCATCAACACCGCTAAAATACAGACCGTCGCCTACATCATCAACGCGGTGTTCCTGTATTTCGCGGCGGTTTACTACGCCGGACAAAACGGCGCGGGCTCGGCTCATTTCGGCGATACGCTCACCTTGCAGGCGATCGCCGCCGCCGTGGTCGGCGGCGTGGCGATGTCGGGCGGCAAGGGCAACGTGTTCCTCGCCATCGCGGGCGCGCTGATCATGAGTTTTGTCAGCAAGATCATTTTCTTCGCCAACATTCCGAACGCTTATCAGACGCTGGTCAGCGGCCTGATCATCATAGCGGCGATCGGCGTGTCGGCCGCCTATGCGGCTTCGCAGAAGAAAGCCGCGCTGAAGGGAGGGAAATGAGCATGGACAACCGTCCCGTACAGCTGGAAAAGCATCCGCTGGCAGATTTCTACAACGGCAACAAAAAGGTCATCAACACGCTTTTGATGGTCATTCTGGTTTTTGTCGGCGGCGAGCTCGTGCTTACGTTCTTGAAGGGCGCGGCGCCGGGCACGTTTCTCTCCACGCAGCAGGTCTTTCTCACCATGCGGCTGGCTACCTTTGTCGCGTTGTTCGGCCTGTGCCAGATGCTGGTCATCTGCGTGGGCGGCGGCGGGCTCGATCTGTCGGTCGGCTACATAGCGACGCTTTCGGGCATTCTCGGCGCGAGCATCATGGACGGCGGCAACGGCGGGCTTGTGCCCGCGATTCTGGTCGCCATCGCGGTCGGCGCGGTGTTCGGCCTTGGCAACGGCGTATTGACGGCTTACGCCGGTCTGCCGCCGCTGGTCGTCACCATGGCGATGGCCAATATCGTGCAGGGCATTGTCAACGCTTACGTCGCGGCCACGCCGATCAAGGGGCAATCCGCGCCGCTGCTGCAAGCGCTGGCCGCTAAATTCACCGGCGTGTTTCCGAACATCCTGCTCGTCGTGCTGGTCGCGCTCGTGATATCGGGCGTGCTGATCGGCAAAACGAAGATTGGCGTCAAGATCCTCGGCGTGGGCGCGAATGAAACCACGGCGTATCTCAGCGGCGTCAATGTGCGCCGGGTGCGCTGCATTGCGTTTGTCGTGTCCGGCATACTGGCCGCGCTGATCGGCCTGCTGCTGGTCGGCTATCTCGGTCAGGCGGCCAAGGACATGGGTTCCAATTATGTGATGCCGTCCGTCGTGGCGGTCGTGGTCGGCGGCTGTTCGATCAACGGCGGCGAAGCAAATTACTTAAGCGTTGTGCTCGGCGCGATCGTGCTGCAAAGCCTGACCAACCTGTTCGTCGCGCTCGGCTGGGGCGACGCGGGCAAATGGCTCGGCTACGGCATTATTCTTCTCGTCATGCTGGCCGCGTATGTGCGCGGCAAGCGCAGACGGTAAACCGGATTTTAACAAGGAGGCAATCAGATGGACACCTTAATCGGCAAGGGCGAAAAACGGATCGACGCATATGATAAGGTCACCGGCAAGGGCCTGTACGCCAGTGATTTTGATAACCAGTTTCCGAATATGGCGCATATCAAGGCCAAGCGCAGCCCGTACGCGCACGCCAACATCAAGCGGCTGGACACGACGAAGGCAAAAGCGCTGGAGGGCGTACTGTACATCCTGACCGGGAATGAGCCCGGCATCGATTGGGATCAGTATCCCAAGGCATCCGTACTCGCGACGGACCGCGCGCTTTGGGCGGGACAGACCATCGCGCTGGTCGCGGCCGAAACAGAGGAGATCGCCGAGCAGGCGGTCGAGCTGATCGAGGTCGACTACGAGGTGCTGCCGCACGTACTCAACTATGAAGAAGCGATGAAGCCCGATCCCGTCGCCGTGATCGACCCCGAATACGAGACCCGCGATCAGGGCTTTATGGACCGCCCGGCGGACCGCGCGACAAACCGCGTTTCCCCCAATGTCGTCGGCGCGTTTTATATGAACGCGGGCGATGTGGAACAAAAGCTGCGGGAAGCCGATATCACGGAAGAGGGCGAATTCTGGGTCGGCAAAAAAACCGCAAGTCCGCTCGAATGCGCCAACGCCATCTGCCGCTATGATAACGACGGCGGCATTACCATGTGGTCCAACGGCGCGGGCGTGCACGGCGTGATCAAGCAGGGCATCTGCCGTATCCTCGGCATGCCGGAATCGCGCGTGCGCGTGATCCAGCCGTATATGGGCGGCTCGTTCGGCTCGCGCCTGAACCCCTACATCGAAATACTGACCGCGCTGATGTGCCTGAAGGCCAAACGCACCGTGCGTTTCCGCTTTTCCCGCAAGGAGGTGTTCTGCTCGGCGCCCTCCAACTGGCCGTGCCAGACCAAGGTAAAGCTCGGCGCGAAAAAGGACGGCACGATCATCGCCAACGATTACTATCTCTGCGAAGAGATTGGCGCGGCGCTGAACAACACGTTTTTCTCGGGCCGCCTGTCCTCCTCCGGCGCGGCGCCCGTGTACCGCTGGGCGGAAAAGGGCCAGCCCTCGAACATCCGCATGGATACTTACGCGGTCGCAACCAACACCGTGCCCGCCGCCGAATACCGCGGCCTCGGCTGCCCCGAAGCGGAGTTCGGCATCGAGTGTCTGGTCAACAAGCTGGCGGACGACCTCGGCATGAGCCCGGTCGAGATCCGCATGAAGAACATCATCGACGCGGGCGAGCGCGACTGCTACGGCGAGCTGATCACCTCCTCGGGCCTTAAAAAGTGCCTGCAGGCGGTCGCGGACGCGGTCCGCGTGGAGGAAAAGCCCGAGCAGGATATGGGCGTTTGGAAAAAGGGCCGCGGCGTCGCGGTGGGCGGCAAACAGAATACGCCGCTTGGCCGTTCGGAAGCCGAGGTTTGGTACAATTCGGACGGCACGATCGAGCTGTTCATTTCGTGCGATGAAAACGGTATGGG
Protein-coding regions in this window:
- a CDS encoding (2Fe-2S)-binding protein, with the translated sequence MKLCFTLNDQAIAIDCDPAMTLLDLLRETLHLTGTKKSCGVGECGACTVIVDGEPVNACLFLAGQATGRTIYTVEGLQQDGELSRLQKAFLEQHAVQCGFCTPGMLMSAKALLLRDPHPTEAEIRRALSGNLCRCTGYDSIVHAVQAAAE
- a CDS encoding FAD binding domain-containing protein; protein product: MSAFYQPNSLEQALALLAREDAPTILAGGTDLVVQRREGRRAPAAYLDVTRLAALRGISETNDAVLLGAAVTFTEIERNALLRERFPVLCRAAASIGSPQIRSRGTAGGNVANASPAADLVPALTALDAVAHIQSAGGGRNVPVAELVTGASQNALGPGELIVSFAIPPLPPLTRQGFDKIGRRNALSIARLNGVCLLTAREGKIAGARLCIGAATDRPQRFTEAEAALAGQAPDDALFARVGALVSDTILRETGKRASSVYKLPVAADFTAALLRKTWEEGTT
- a CDS encoding GntR family transcriptional regulator → MESIQPIKKRALYRDEIKEAIRGAIFSGELQPGDRIVETRWAKDLGVSQSPVREAIRELEIVGLIENIPYQGSFVRKITRKDVRDSYLVRMCLEQLGTQDACRLITDEQLVRVKESLDGMEKAAAVRDFDQYIRYDVDFHGRIMRVSPNEMLLRLWDQCNIREWTHFGTQYSEKTLDVLALRHERIYKALVARDEQAALEETRRHIAELVDELDERMAAEQN
- a CDS encoding xanthine dehydrogenase family protein molybdopterin-binding subunit encodes the protein MCNQGFCRADVMEKLTGAAKYADDLQFPRMLHAVTVRCPHPRARILEIDAAAALGMPGVAGVYTAKDVPGVNQPPYDKPMLADELVNSAGDGVAVVAAETREQAEAAAATVKVRYEPLPAVFDPVKALSDRSVVLYGDHNLACEHLVRKGDVEAGFAKADVVLERTYKTQRIQHSAIEGDVAVVVPEGGGITVYAPCKFPFNIKKSLAATCGLPQNRVRVIQPAVGGSFGGKDIDIVVIATRAAVAAMKTGRPCKMAWTREECMVEGTKRHPFRLTYRIGATRDGKITALRIDGVADAGAYRSRSLATIWRAAVEAAGPYEIENVHTHIRAAFTNNVYSDAVRGFGSPQVDFASESLIDELASELHIDPYTLRRKNMVREGSIGATGQTLTRVSLPQCLDRLEREFPLDEPVITPEGKYRARGIACLHRGESYGAAARDADVAGTDVRVQADGSVNIYTSISEVGQGAHAIMAKVCAGVLGVPLTDVTVCPVDTAYVPDSGATAGSRGTISGGNAVRLAAEAVRDAMAAVVAEQAGIPAAEIAFADGILTARGQTLTSFAEAAGLCALTGVRTDAHGQWVAPRTSWDFERAQGNTYYAFSYGAAGAEVEIDPVTGKIEVTDLLCLHDIGEIVNYPEACGQIAGGVAMALGYTLTERAEPENGVLKTRNFNTYLLPTAMDTKGVRALPLAEVPAENPLGVHGVGEASTALVAPAVANAIDRALGVRLRELPFTLEKVRAAVEQKRKEAQG
- the moaC gene encoding cyclic pyranopterin monophosphate synthase MoaC encodes the protein MNLTHLDENGAARMVDVGEKAVSARMARAQAEIVMQPETLRLICAGRIEKGDVFSCARIAGIMAAKRTFELIPMCHPIPIDGVTVEFEVLDPTRVRVTATLRCTWKTGIEMEALTAASVAALTIYDMCKAVDRSMEIEAVRLNEKNGGRSGHFVNKCDKNME
- a CDS encoding pyridoxal-phosphate dependent enzyme; translated protein: MEFTSIPRRGYVEQPTPLQKLPRFSEALGGPEIWIKRDDLLPFGGNKLRKLDYLMEDAVRAGADTIITASTNQCCHNEIVLLLARREGMRASLVMEAWGDPAYRFARSPERALYSLAGADAVETTTAPPSGPVESMPLAQRLREDARARGDSVYFMPRGGAGALGCCGYVRAAEELAAQWGADTPAAIVCPCGLGGTQAGLIVGLHRLGCRTRVIGVGVTGKSEAEMRVSVLAQCGELAKFLDLPPVPDEAVQCVEGYAGAGYAKPCGEQYRAMCRLARTEGVLTDPVYSGKALYGLTELVRRGAFPADGRVVFLHTGGMNLYYDYAALTQFEEG